From the genome of Streptomyces sp. SID8374:
CGAGCCCACCTTCGAGCGCGGCCTGCCCGCCGACTTCGCCCCGATCAGGGTGGCGGTCGTCGGCACCGGACCGGCCGGGATGTACGCGGCCGAGGACCTGCTCCTGCACACCAACGCCGAGGTGACCCTGGTCGACCGGCTCCCGGTGGCGGGCGGCCTCGTCCGCTACGGCGTGGCGCCCGACCACCCCGCGACGAAGAAGGTCGGCGAGACCTTCGCCCGGTTCCACTCCCACCCCCGGGTACGGATGCACCTGGGCGTCGAGGTCGGCAAGGACATCACCGCCCAGGAGCTGGCCGCCCACCACGACGCGGTGGTCTACGCGGTCGGCGCCTCCACCGACCGCAGGCTCGGCATCCCGGGGGAGGAGCTGCCGGGCAGCGCCTCGGCCACCTCGTTCGTCTCCTGGTACAACGCCCACCCGGAGGTGGCGCCCGAGTCCGTGTCCCTGGCGGCGGAGCGCGTGGTCGTCGTCGGCAACGGCAACGTCGCCCTCGATGTCGCGCGCATCCTCGTCACGGACCCGGAGGCGCTGGCCGCCACCGACATCGCCGACCACGCGCTCGCGGCGCTGCGGGCGTCCCGGGTCCGTGAGGTGGTGCTGCTGGGGCGGCGCGGTCCCGAGGATGCGGCCTGCACCGCCTCCGAGCTGCTCGCCCTGAAGCACCTGCCGGGTGTCGGCCTGGTCGTCGACGACCACGACCCCAGGACCGGCGCCGCGATCGACGCGGCGGCCCCGGGCACGAAGGCGGCCCTCCTGCGGGACGTGGAGCGCCGGGCGGTGGACTGGTCGCAGCCGCCCGCACCGGGCCGCCGCATCGTCTTCCGCTTCCACTCGGCCCCGGTCGCGGCGCTCGGGGAGGACGGTGTCACGGCCGTGCGCGTGACGGAGGGGCCGGGCGAGCAGGACATCCCGGCGGGCCTGCTGCTGCGGGCGATCGGCTACCGGGGCGTGGCCGTGCCGGGGCTGCCCTTCGACGAGGCGTCGGGGACCGTACCGCA
Proteins encoded in this window:
- a CDS encoding FAD-dependent oxidoreductase — its product is MTYAITQTCCSDATCVAVCPVNCIHPTPEERAFGSTEMLYVDPETCIDCGACADACPVDAIFPVDSLFGAQKEYAAINAAYFADREPEPAPAGPNFHAWGEPTFERGLPADFAPIRVAVVGTGPAGMYAAEDLLLHTNAEVTLVDRLPVAGGLVRYGVAPDHPATKKVGETFARFHSHPRVRMHLGVEVGKDITAQELAAHHDAVVYAVGASTDRRLGIPGEELPGSASATSFVSWYNAHPEVAPESVSLAAERVVVVGNGNVALDVARILVTDPEALAATDIADHALAALRASRVREVVLLGRRGPEDAACTASELLALKHLPGVGLVVDDHDPRTGAAIDAAAPGTKAALLRDVERRAVDWSQPPAPGRRIVFRFHSAPVAALGEDGVTAVRVTEGPGEQDIPAGLLLRAIGYRGVAVPGLPFDEASGTVPHEGGRVSGMAGTYVVGWIKRGPSGGIGANRTCAAETVGTLLADAVAGALPSPAHPATAFRRLARGRGRNVVDARGLAAIDRAETARGREHGRPRVKLGTVPALVAAAKGRRWKTPS